The DNA sequence AAGAAGAGAAACATATATCATTTTCGATTTAGTTTGTTGAATACTGATACTGCAGGTGTATGTATGGTGGAATCTTATGTAAGTAGATGTGATTTTGGGTAACTATGTTATAATGCGTACTTATTTCATGTTCAGATTTCAATTACTATGATAAAAATCTTATATATGGATATCCAAATTATATCTTAGGCTTGGATATTTAAGAACTTTAGCTAATTTAGCCCATGGAAAAGGGTATAGAAGGTTGGTCTGTGATGTTTATTTAAACTCCTGTTAAGTAACTTTAACGTGTATCACACTACTGGTGTACCTGTTCCATATCACATCCTGACGTTTCCTCATGTTTAAAGTATAATGTTCATTGTGTAGCCACTGAATTTATTGGAAATCTTCATCTTCGGTATAAAATATTTGATTCAATGTCTTTCAAAAGGTTTTATTGTCattagccaaaaaaaaagtataatctACAAtggccttttatttttttttgtctcaTTATGTGTTTCCTGTTATATAATTTCAGCATCTAAGCCAGAGGAAGTCAAACGTCTTCCTGGTGGGAAGATAAAGAAAAAGGTAAGCGAAAAAATGTTAGATTGAACTAAGTACCAACAGCCTTTTCTTATGGAAGCCAGTGATATGATATTAATAtgcgtgtgtgtgtgtgtatgtatCATTTTTTGACATCTTGAAGAGATGAGGTtgaatttgtttttatttttatttttctgcaggAGAAGCCGGAAGTTATCATTGAAAAGGTTACACGGAATAAGCGAAAATGTATTACCACTGTGAAAGGGCTGGAGCTTTTTGGTGAGCAAATTAATGCTTTGACGTTATTTTTCATTGTTACCCTTTCTAAACTATTGATGTTATTGTTGTCATAATTTAATTATGTTCCTCTGATTATGCCTCAGGTGTCAAACTTAGTGAAGCCTCAAAGAAGCTTGGGAAAAAGTTTGCTACTGGAGCCTCAGTTGTCAAGGTTTAAATACGTCTTGGCTGTCGCACTTGCATGGAAACTAGTCTGTTTTTGTCTGACTAGTACTTTCAATTTTGTTCTGAATAATTTGTTTCAGGGGCCAACTGAGAAGGAACAGGTTGATGTTCAAGGGGACATAGCCTATGATATTGTGGAATTTATTACAGATACCTGGCCAGATGTAAGTTACTCAATACTTTTTCTGTCTGTTGtccgataatttatttaattatactttattttgTTTCTCAGTTGCAGTTCAGGCATTAAGTGTTCAATTTATACCTTTGATTGATCCTACTAGGAACTTTGTACTTTTATTCCAATGCTTGAATCTTAAGTATATTTAATTTGTACTGGAGTCTGAGCAGTTGGGGCACTTAGTTTCTTATACTATTTAATCATCTCATAGACCTTTATTGTTCATGCATTGTTCATGAAACTACCCTCTAAcaattaaaacttgaaactgTCTGAATCTGCATACGAGGTGAACTTTGCAATTTATTGCTACTCGTTGGCACCTTTTACAACATTAATTTGGTAAATTAACTGAAGTTGCTTGGTACTCAGTTATTCATTTGCTTATACATTTATCCAAATCTTTGTTTCAAACAGGTCCCAGAAACTGCTATTTTCTTTATAGAGGACGGTAGAAAAGTGCCAGCTGCTTAACGTGTATTCATGGCAGATACAGAGTGAAATTTAATTATCTTCCTCACTGTTATCGCGACCTTAATCAGACTCACTCTACTCTGAGAAGT is a window from the Cannabis sativa cultivar Pink pepper isolate KNU-18-1 chromosome 1, ASM2916894v1, whole genome shotgun sequence genome containing:
- the LOC115706337 gene encoding translation machinery-associated protein 22, yielding MAEKPQPVRVLYCGVCSLPAEYCEFGPDFEKCKPWLIQNAPDLYPDLIKESNSNEADKVTEKLQSTGISSRGGDGAASSASKPEEVKRLPGGKIKKKEKPEVIIEKVTRNKRKCITTVKGLELFGVKLSEASKKLGKKFATGASVVKGPTEKEQVDVQGDIAYDIVEFITDTWPDVPETAIFFIEDGRKVPAA